Proteins encoded within one genomic window of Conchiformibius steedae:
- a CDS encoding D-amino acid dehydrogenase: protein MNIVILGAGIAGVASAYYLSKQGHHVTILDRAQGVAEETSYGNAGQLSFGYTTPWAAPNIPFKAAKWLFKKHSPLIIRPDGSLYQLRWLAMMLANCTDAAYARNQARMMRISEYSRALFTELENETHIQFDQRSLGTLHLFRDAQAFAKHQTQMGVLEQFHIPYTTLDAAGCVRHEPALAHMAEQIAGTFHLPNDRTGNCYLFTQKLAEHCTAQGVQFRFGETLSRIDSHGQRIRAVHTQNGEYTGDVFLCALGSFSRPMLAQIGLDVPVYPVKGYSLTLPVRDDAAAPQSTVLDETYKVALTRLGAQMRVGGMAELSGYVLSHPPEHRETLLMVAQQLFPQGGDFAQAEYWSGLRPMTPDSTPIIGKAQFDNLFINTGHGTLGWTMSLGAAKTVADLISHGKAEIETADLGLSRYGR, encoded by the coding sequence ATGAACATCGTTATCCTTGGCGCAGGCATAGCTGGCGTTGCCTCTGCCTATTATTTAAGCAAACAAGGGCATCACGTTACCATATTAGACCGCGCCCAAGGCGTAGCCGAAGAAACCAGCTATGGCAATGCAGGACAGCTTTCGTTTGGCTATACCACCCCGTGGGCTGCGCCCAATATCCCCTTTAAAGCCGCCAAATGGCTGTTTAAAAAACACTCACCGCTGATTATCCGCCCCGACGGTTCACTGTACCAACTGCGCTGGCTGGCAATGATGCTTGCCAACTGCACCGATGCCGCCTATGCCCGCAACCAAGCCCGCATGATGCGGATTTCCGAATACAGCCGCGCCCTGTTTACCGAATTGGAAAACGAAACTCATATTCAGTTTGACCAACGCAGCTTGGGGACACTGCACCTGTTCCGCGATGCCCAAGCCTTTGCCAAACACCAAACGCAAATGGGCGTGTTGGAGCAATTTCATATTCCCTACACCACTTTGGACGCAGCAGGCTGTGTGCGCCACGAACCTGCCCTCGCCCACATGGCAGAGCAAATCGCAGGCACATTCCACCTACCCAACGACCGCACGGGCAACTGCTATTTGTTCACGCAAAAACTCGCCGAACACTGCACCGCGCAAGGCGTACAATTCCGCTTTGGCGAAACCCTGTCGCGCATTGACAGCCACGGACAACGCATCCGCGCCGTTCACACCCAAAACGGCGAATACACAGGCGATGTGTTTTTGTGTGCCTTAGGCAGTTTCAGCCGTCCCATGCTGGCGCAAATCGGTTTGGACGTGCCTGTGTATCCCGTAAAAGGTTATTCCCTTACCCTGCCCGTGCGCGATGATGCCGCTGCGCCGCAATCCACAGTATTGGACGAAACCTATAAAGTTGCCCTTACCCGCTTGGGCGCACAGATGCGCGTGGGCGGTATGGCGGAATTATCGGGCTATGTTTTAAGCCATCCGCCCGAACACCGCGAAACCTTATTGATGGTGGCACAACAATTGTTCCCGCAAGGCGGAGATTTTGCCCAAGCAGAATATTGGAGCGGTTTGCGCCCCATGACCCCCGACAGCACGCCCATTATCGGCAAAGCGCAGTTTGACAACCTGTTTATCAACACAGGACACGGCACATTGGGCTGGACCATGTCGCTGGGCGCAGCCAAAACCGTTGCCGATTTAATCAGCCACGGCAAAGCCGAAATTGAAACGGCAGATTTGGGCTTATCACGCTACGGCAGATAA
- a CDS encoding potassium/proton antiporter — protein sequence MNTLNFLFLITAILLFAGVIASRLSARLGMPLLLAFLGVGMLAGEDGIGGIKFNDLFGATLVSQLALAIILLDGGLRTKLETFRIALKPAAVLASWGVLASVALLGIFAAFYLGTDWKIGLLMAAIVGSTDAAAVFSLLRNSGVRLNARIRATLELESGVNDPMAILLVTVLISLIMQPEQTTAASTALMLAKQLGFGLAFGLAAGKLLAWLLTKIRLAEGMYAIMIASGGLMVFAVSNLFDGSGFLAVYLAGVMVGNSRNSSVEHVLNVMDGLAWLAQAGMFLVLGLLVTPSRLIDQGIPALVIAAFLILVARPLAVYTSIKWFRYTRREIAYISWVGLRGAVPVTLAIMPLMNGVPGAQVVFDVVFAVVILSLLIQGTTIPFFAKVFKMVLPPQPEPLDSREIWLADRLSVGLQSFRVEAASEAENSHPYAMARAAEFAEGRLFALIRNGETIKVNLATRMQAGDIAWYVLPEHLGAAFARQFADYRHNQQQFYGEFVVKPDVKVGELAAAYGLKVDDTEAQAALADVFRERFGDVPVAGDRIELGGFRITVKELDEQSHIKWLGLKMPKKTDHKDTPA from the coding sequence ATGAATACCTTAAATTTTCTTTTTTTGATTACCGCCATTTTGCTGTTTGCAGGGGTGATTGCCAGCCGTTTGTCGGCGCGTTTGGGTATGCCGCTGCTGCTGGCGTTTTTAGGCGTGGGCATGCTGGCAGGCGAAGACGGCATTGGCGGCATCAAGTTTAACGACTTATTCGGTGCTACCTTGGTCAGCCAATTGGCATTGGCGATTATTTTGTTAGACGGCGGTTTGCGTACCAAACTGGAAACCTTCCGCATCGCCCTCAAACCCGCCGCCGTACTCGCCAGCTGGGGCGTATTGGCAAGCGTTGCCCTGCTGGGGATATTTGCCGCGTTTTATTTGGGAACAGATTGGAAAATCGGCTTGCTGATGGCAGCGATTGTCGGTTCAACCGATGCCGCAGCCGTGTTTTCGCTGCTGCGTAACAGCGGCGTACGCCTAAATGCCCGTATCCGCGCCACGCTGGAACTGGAAAGCGGCGTAAACGACCCGATGGCGATTTTGCTGGTTACCGTATTAATCAGCCTGATTATGCAACCCGAACAAACCACCGCCGCTTCCACCGCCCTCATGCTGGCAAAACAACTGGGTTTCGGATTAGCGTTCGGATTGGCAGCGGGCAAACTGCTGGCGTGGCTGCTCACCAAAATCCGACTGGCAGAAGGCATGTATGCCATTATGATTGCCTCAGGCGGACTGATGGTGTTTGCCGTCAGCAATTTATTTGACGGCAGCGGCTTTTTGGCCGTGTATTTGGCGGGCGTGATGGTGGGCAACTCGCGCAATTCGTCTGTAGAACACGTTTTAAACGTAATGGACGGTTTGGCGTGGCTGGCACAAGCAGGTATGTTTTTGGTGCTGGGTTTGCTGGTTACGCCCTCGCGATTGATTGACCAAGGCATACCCGCACTGGTCATTGCCGCGTTTTTGATTTTGGTGGCACGACCCCTTGCCGTTTACACCTCTATCAAATGGTTTCGCTACACCCGCCGCGAAATCGCCTACATCAGCTGGGTAGGCTTGCGCGGTGCCGTACCCGTTACGCTGGCGATTATGCCCCTGATGAACGGTGTACCGGGGGCGCAGGTGGTGTTTGATGTGGTGTTTGCCGTGGTGATTTTATCGTTGCTGATTCAGGGAACGACCATTCCGTTTTTTGCCAAAGTATTCAAAATGGTATTGCCACCGCAACCCGAACCCTTGGACAGCCGTGAAATCTGGTTGGCAGACCGTTTATCGGTGGGTTTGCAGTCGTTTCGCGTGGAAGCCGCTTCCGAAGCAGAAAACAGCCACCCTTACGCCATGGCACGCGCCGCCGAATTTGCCGAAGGGCGTTTGTTTGCACTGATACGCAACGGCGAAACCATTAAAGTCAATCTTGCCACGCGCATGCAAGCAGGTGATATTGCTTGGTATGTGTTGCCCGAACATTTGGGCGCAGCGTTTGCACGGCAGTTTGCCGATTACCGCCACAACCAACAGCAGTTTTACGGCGAATTTGTGGTGAAACCCGATGTTAAAGTAGGCGAACTGGCAGCCGCTTACGGATTAAAAGTAGATGACACCGAAGCACAAGCCGCTTTGGCAGACGTGTTCCGCGAACGTTTCGGCGACGTGCCTGTGGCGGGCGACCGCATTGAATTGGGCGGATTCCGCATCACCGTCAAAGAATTGGACGAGCAAAGCCACATCAAATGGCTGGGCTTGAAAATGCCAAAAAAAACCGACCATAAGGACACCCCCGCATGA
- a CDS encoding lactoferrin/transferrin family TonB-dependent receptor: MRTRLTLLCLALGSTLFTPHLHAADTQEEQEKVIVLDALSAVGKRKATRRDNEVTGLGKITKNADDIRKEQIFGIRDLTRYDPSISVVEQGRGASSGYSMRGVDRNRVALLVDGLPQIQSYTTRYSKANGGAVNEIEYENLRSIELSKGASSAEYGNGALGGAVGFRSKEARDILAHGKNWGIDSKTAYSSKNRQVMQSLGIAARHQGWEGLLQYTIRKGKETRIHRDAERLQQSFTRLGAVADGYLLEKGSTPDQRDKGWFILADECPNYETSPCTPKYHATHTRGLTNQDVGGSQTLSARRDARTDPPLTAAEAEAYAKRLHPTETVSAKDYTGPDRIAPNPMDYNSRSLLLKGSYRIAPSHRIGAVVEQTAQRYDIRDMTVPAYHTPQDYRDDIRYATGGAYSGNEPAAGLVIDRGLGGARKSSLQWSRTHFFDERHKKGRQGIYYEYTADKGWADNFAVRFDQQNISINSRWQQLNCSVYPTVDKNCRVSTDKPWSFAESERNRYSERHRLLQLQWGKTFKLGKTTHKLNLLAGHDAFRSKLERGDYFAEHAQNRFEDIRADTRYYGSYDNPFVYRRREPVIVRRELCDDSGKSKGLDDCSPRLINGSNQFVALRNHIAFGRFADWGIGLRYDRHRFKSSDPWTSTGTFRNFSWNSGLTVRPTPQTALSYRISSGYRVPAFYELFGRRNPAASIDHPGHYVGKFRPEKALNQEFGVGFKGAFGTLEASYFHNRYKDLITEGKPIGVDGYDQWGYHNLQNISLGGVNFLGKIYWDGISEKLPEGLYTHAAYSRIRAKKVSTKAGFSFTDSPLLDTLQPDRYILGIGYDHPEGKWGFNHTFTYSAAKNNRDLVGTEYYANGKALALKGTRHRSKRWYTHDLSGYYRLKERFTLRAGVYNLTNRKYSTWESVRQSSINAVNPDGGTRNHASYAAPGRNYTLSLEAKF, translated from the coding sequence ATGCGTACACGTCTTACCCTGCTTTGTCTGGCACTGGGCAGCACCCTGTTTACCCCGCATCTGCACGCGGCAGACACCCAAGAAGAGCAAGAAAAAGTAATTGTTCTCGATGCCCTTTCTGCGGTTGGCAAACGCAAAGCCACGCGCCGCGACAATGAAGTGACAGGCTTGGGCAAAATCACCAAAAATGCTGACGACATCCGCAAAGAACAGATTTTCGGCATCCGCGACCTGACCCGCTACGACCCCAGCATTTCCGTAGTGGAACAAGGGCGCGGCGCAAGCAGCGGTTATTCCATGCGTGGCGTGGACCGCAACCGCGTTGCCCTGCTGGTGGACGGACTGCCGCAAATCCAGTCCTACACCACCCGTTATTCCAAAGCCAACGGCGGCGCAGTCAACGAAATTGAATACGAAAACCTGCGTTCCATTGAATTAAGCAAAGGTGCCAGTTCTGCCGAATACGGCAACGGCGCACTGGGCGGCGCGGTCGGTTTCCGCAGCAAAGAAGCCCGCGACATTCTCGCGCACGGCAAAAACTGGGGCATAGACAGCAAAACCGCCTACAGCAGCAAAAACCGTCAAGTGATGCAGTCGCTGGGCATTGCCGCACGCCATCAGGGTTGGGAAGGTTTGTTGCAATACACCATTCGCAAAGGCAAAGAAACCCGCATCCACCGCGATGCCGAACGCCTGCAGCAATCGTTTACCCGTTTGGGGGCAGTAGCAGACGGCTATCTGTTAGAAAAAGGCTCTACACCCGACCAGCGCGATAAAGGCTGGTTTATCTTGGCGGACGAATGCCCGAACTACGAAACTTCGCCCTGTACCCCCAAATACCACGCCACCCACACACGCGGTTTGACCAATCAAGACGTAGGCGGCAGCCAAACCCTGTCCGCACGCCGCGACGCACGCACCGACCCGCCGCTGACCGCCGCCGAAGCCGAAGCCTATGCCAAACGCCTGCACCCTACTGAAACCGTTTCCGCCAAAGACTATACCGGCCCCGACAGGATTGCGCCCAATCCGATGGACTACAACAGCCGTTCGCTGCTGTTAAAAGGCAGTTACCGCATTGCGCCCAGCCACCGCATCGGCGCGGTAGTGGAACAAACCGCACAGCGTTATGATATCCGCGACATGACCGTTCCTGCCTACCACACGCCGCAGGATTACCGCGACGATATCCGTTATGCCACAGGCGGCGCGTATTCGGGCAACGAGCCTGCCGCAGGCTTGGTTATCGACAGAGGCTTGGGCGGAGCGCGTAAAAGCAGCCTGCAATGGAGTCGCACCCACTTTTTTGACGAACGCCATAAAAAAGGTCGTCAGGGCATTTATTACGAATACACCGCCGACAAAGGCTGGGCAGACAACTTCGCCGTCCGTTTTGACCAGCAAAACATCAGCATCAACAGCCGCTGGCAACAGCTTAACTGCAGCGTTTACCCCACTGTGGACAAAAACTGCCGCGTCAGCACCGACAAACCGTGGTCGTTTGCCGAATCCGAACGCAACCGCTACAGCGAACGCCACCGCCTGTTGCAACTGCAATGGGGCAAAACCTTCAAACTGGGCAAGACCACCCATAAACTGAACCTGCTGGCAGGGCATGATGCTTTCCGTTCCAAGCTGGAACGCGGCGATTATTTTGCCGAACACGCCCAAAACCGTTTTGAAGACATCCGCGCCGATACTCGTTATTACGGCAGCTACGACAATCCCTTTGTGTACCGCCGCCGCGAACCCGTTATCGTGCGGCGCGAGCTGTGCGATGATTCGGGCAAAAGCAAAGGTTTGGACGATTGCAGCCCGCGCCTGATTAACGGCAGCAACCAGTTTGTCGCCCTGCGCAACCACATTGCCTTCGGACGTTTTGCCGACTGGGGCATCGGTTTGCGTTACGACCGCCACCGCTTCAAATCGTCCGACCCGTGGACCAGCACCGGCACGTTCCGCAACTTCTCTTGGAACAGCGGTTTAACCGTGCGCCCCACCCCCCAAACCGCCCTGTCCTACCGCATTTCCAGCGGCTACCGCGTACCCGCGTTTTATGAGCTGTTCGGACGGCGCAACCCTGCCGCCAGCATTGACCACCCTGGGCATTATGTCGGCAAATTCCGCCCCGAAAAAGCCTTGAACCAAGAGTTTGGTGTCGGTTTCAAAGGCGCGTTCGGCACATTGGAAGCCTCTTATTTTCATAACCGCTACAAAGACCTGATTACCGAAGGCAAACCAATCGGCGTGGACGGTTACGACCAATGGGGTTATCACAACCTGCAAAACATCAGCTTGGGCGGCGTGAATTTCTTGGGCAAAATTTATTGGGACGGCATCAGCGAAAAACTGCCTGAAGGCTTGTACACCCACGCCGCCTACAGCCGCATCCGCGCCAAAAAAGTCAGCACCAAAGCAGGCTTCAGCTTTACCGACAGCCCGCTGCTGGACACCCTTCAGCCCGACCGCTACATACTCGGCATCGGCTACGACCACCCCGAAGGCAAATGGGGTTTCAACCACACCTTTACCTATTCCGCCGCCAAAAACAACCGCGATTTGGTCGGCACGGAATACTATGCCAACGGTAAAGCCCTTGCCCTCAAAGGCACACGCCACCGCAGCAAACGCTGGTACACCCACGATTTAAGCGGCTACTACCGCCTTAAAGAACGCTTTACCCTGCGTGCAGGCGTGTACAACCTGACCAACCGCAAATACAGCACTTGGGAATCGGTGCGCCAGTCGTCCATTAACGCGGTCAATCCCGACGGCGGCACGCGCAATCACGCCAGTTACGCCGCACCGGGGCGCAACTACACCCTGTCGCTGGAAGCCAAATTTTAA
- a CDS encoding transferrin-binding protein-like solute binding protein — translation MTSKYFLGCLSLLLAACAGNKGSFTLDEVHAPPPPSSQNSKPNKPSYTDEKTTPRPTEAQLSELMQPGLGFSAKIPRRSTGAIRSELEETATVKPESIQRLNGNLNEPPHQDEIRKNAKFSGTIIHSHDGLKPVRQRDLQYVRSGWVMDPLVGLQISNGPPKRVEYGQVGYVYYQGTQPSSSLPTATVRYEGTWDFTSHAKSGRDRAQFDGIARNIGDYYGATSQNESINEDPNKGPVGHRSEFTVNFADKTLNGKLIRHHAGSDNAQTATERYRIDAKVSGNRFRGSATAADAADPYFSASSQSLEGGFFGPNGEELAGKFLADDQSLFAVFGAKQAQPAAAEAAFDAERISLDTLERQKSDTFGNARTLVIDGRAFPLLPESTGSDVAAFVRSHQQDIGGKTLKTETCCSNLDYFSFGTYSLDGQNANYFLSGERTPTANVPTSGNAHYRGTWSAKIISKDGRVWATGADNKEAGSRALFDFDFSKKTFSGSLIGEERAERFPTFTLSGDIAGNGFNGRARTGSNGFTLDPSGSNSAVVHIDAELKGGFYGPNAAEIGGSIHSRENGQDQVGGVFGGKRQTTTP, via the coding sequence ATGACAAGCAAATACTTTTTGGGCTGCTTAAGCCTGCTGCTGGCAGCTTGCGCGGGCAATAAAGGCAGTTTTACTTTGGATGAAGTACACGCGCCGCCACCACCGTCCTCACAAAACAGCAAACCCAATAAACCCAGTTATACAGACGAAAAAACCACACCGCGCCCCACTGAAGCGCAATTATCGGAACTGATGCAACCTGGTTTGGGCTTTTCCGCCAAAATTCCGCGCCGCAGCACGGGCGCAATCCGTTCAGAATTGGAAGAAACGGCAACGGTTAAACCCGAAAGTATTCAAAGGTTAAACGGTAATCTGAACGAACCGCCCCATCAAGATGAAATCCGCAAAAATGCCAAATTCAGCGGCACGATTATTCATTCGCATGATGGTCTTAAACCCGTACGCCAGCGCGATTTGCAATATGTGCGCTCGGGTTGGGTAATGGACCCGCTGGTCGGATTGCAAATCAGCAACGGTCCGCCCAAACGGGTGGAATACGGTCAAGTGGGCTATGTTTATTATCAGGGTACACAGCCTTCAAGCAGCTTGCCCACTGCCACCGTACGCTATGAAGGCACTTGGGACTTTACCAGCCACGCCAAATCAGGACGCGACCGCGCTCAGTTTGACGGCATTGCCCGCAATATCGGCGACTACTACGGCGCGACTTCACAAAACGAATCCATTAACGAAGACCCGAATAAAGGTCCTGTCGGACACCGCAGCGAGTTTACCGTTAATTTTGCCGATAAAACCTTAAACGGCAAACTGATACGCCATCACGCAGGCAGCGACAACGCCCAAACCGCCACCGAACGTTACCGCATTGATGCCAAAGTATCGGGCAACCGTTTCCGTGGCAGCGCCACCGCTGCCGATGCTGCCGACCCATATTTCAGTGCATCATCGCAATCGCTGGAAGGCGGATTTTTCGGTCCGAACGGCGAAGAATTGGCAGGCAAATTCTTGGCGGACGACCAGTCTCTGTTTGCCGTATTCGGTGCCAAACAAGCACAGCCTGCCGCCGCCGAAGCCGCTTTTGATGCCGAACGCATCAGCTTGGATACGCTGGAACGGCAAAAAAGCGATACCTTTGGCAATGCCCGTACTTTGGTGATAGACGGTCGCGCCTTTCCGCTGCTGCCTGAAAGCACGGGCAGCGATGTGGCGGCATTTGTCCGCAGCCATCAGCAGGACATCGGCGGCAAAACCTTAAAAACCGAAACCTGTTGCAGCAATTTGGATTATTTCAGTTTTGGCACTTACAGCCTTGACGGTCAAAACGCCAACTATTTCTTGAGCGGCGAACGCACCCCCACCGCCAACGTCCCCACCAGCGGCAACGCACACTATCGCGGCACCTGGTCAGCAAAAATCATCAGCAAAGACGGGCGCGTGTGGGCAACGGGCGCAGACAACAAAGAAGCAGGCAGCCGTGCCTTGTTTGACTTTGATTTCAGCAAAAAAACCTTTTCAGGCAGCCTGATTGGCGAAGAACGCGCCGAACGTTTCCCCACCTTTACCTTAAGCGGCGACATTGCGGGCAACGGTTTCAACGGTCGCGCCCGCACAGGCAGCAACGGTTTTACCCTTGACCCGTCGGGCAGCAACAGCGCCGTCGTTCACATTGATGCCGAACTGAAAGGCGGATTTTACGGTCCGAACGCAGCCGAAATCGGCGGCAGCATTCACAGCCGCGAAAACGGTCAAGACCAAGTTGGCGGCGTATTCGGCGGCAAACGTCAAACCACCACGCCCTAA
- a CDS encoding NADH-quinone oxidoreductase subunit A has product MLANYFPVLVFLIVGLAAGILFITLGNVLGPKRHYAEKDTPFECGFEAFENARMKFDVRYYLVAILFILFDLEVAFMIPWAVVFKDLMAETGAYAFWSMFVFIVVLTVGFVYEWKKGALEWE; this is encoded by the coding sequence ATGTTGGCCAACTATTTTCCCGTATTGGTTTTTCTGATTGTCGGCTTGGCGGCGGGTATCTTGTTTATCACGCTGGGCAATGTGCTCGGACCCAAACGCCACTATGCCGAAAAAGACACGCCGTTTGAATGCGGTTTTGAAGCATTTGAAAACGCGCGTATGAAATTTGACGTGCGTTATTATTTGGTGGCAATTTTATTTATTTTGTTTGACTTGGAAGTGGCGTTTATGATTCCGTGGGCGGTGGTGTTTAAAGACCTGATGGCGGAAACGGGCGCGTATGCTTTCTGGTCCATGTTTGTGTTTATCGTGGTGCTCACGGTAGGCTTTGTTTACGAATGGAAAAAAGGTGCGCTGGAATGGGAATAG
- a CDS encoding NuoB/complex I 20 kDa subunit family protein: MGIEGVLNKGFVTASADTVLNYVRTGSLWPVTFGLACCAVEMMQAGASRYDLDRFGIIFRPSPRQSDLMIVAGTLCNKMAPALRRVYDQMAEPRWVLSMGSCANGGGYYHYSYSVVRGCDRIVPVDVYVPGCPPTAEALIYGLIQLQGKIKRTYTIARN, translated from the coding sequence ATGGGAATAGAAGGCGTTTTGAATAAAGGCTTCGTAACCGCCAGCGCGGATACGGTGCTCAATTATGTGCGTACCGGCTCGCTGTGGCCGGTAACCTTCGGTTTGGCGTGTTGTGCGGTAGAAATGATGCAGGCGGGCGCATCGCGTTACGACCTCGACCGTTTCGGCATTATTTTCCGTCCCTCGCCGCGCCAGTCCGACTTGATGATTGTGGCGGGTACTTTGTGCAACAAAATGGCACCTGCGCTGCGCCGCGTTTACGACCAAATGGCAGAACCGCGTTGGGTATTGTCTATGGGTTCTTGTGCCAATGGCGGTGGTTATTACCATTATTCCTATTCTGTGGTGCGTGGTTGCGACCGCATTGTGCCCGTAGATGTGTATGTCCCTGGTTGTCCGCCCACTGCCGAAGCCTTGATTTATGGTCTGATTCAGCTTCAGGGCAAAATCAAACGCACTTACACCATCGCCCGTAATTAA
- a CDS encoding NADH-quinone oxidoreductase subunit C: MHSKQLYETVQTVLGAKATKVVHALDEVTVECTPEHYLDVMTTLRDHESLYFESLVDLCGVDYSTYKNEEWQGKRFAVVSQLVSVKNNQRIRVRVWADDDNLPLVESVVNIYNSADWYEREAFDLYGIIFNNHPDLRRILTDYGFVGYPFRKDFPISGYVEMRYDETEKRVVYQPVTIEPREITPRIVREETYGG; encoded by the coding sequence ATGCACAGCAAACAGTTATACGAAACCGTGCAAACCGTGTTGGGCGCGAAGGCAACCAAAGTGGTTCACGCCCTTGATGAAGTGACCGTAGAATGCACGCCCGAACATTATTTGGACGTGATGACCACCTTGCGCGACCACGAATCCCTGTATTTTGAATCGCTTGTGGATTTGTGCGGCGTGGATTACAGCACTTATAAAAACGAAGAATGGCAAGGCAAGCGCTTTGCTGTGGTCAGCCAACTGGTTTCCGTTAAAAACAACCAGCGCATCCGTGTGCGCGTGTGGGCAGATGACGATAATCTGCCTTTGGTGGAATCAGTGGTAAATATTTACAACAGCGCCGATTGGTACGAGCGTGAAGCCTTTGACCTGTATGGCATTATCTTTAACAACCACCCCGATTTGCGCCGCATTCTGACTGATTACGGCTTTGTCGGCTATCCGTTCCGCAAAGACTTCCCCATTTCAGGCTATGTGGAAATGCGTTATGACGAAACGGAAAAACGCGTGGTTTACCAACCTGTAACCATCGAGCCGCGCGAAATTACCCCGCGCATCGTCCGTGAGGAGACCTACGGTGGCTAA
- the nuoD gene encoding NADH dehydrogenase (quinone) subunit D, which yields MAKLRNYTINFGPQHPAAHGVLRMILELEGETIVRADPHIGLLHRGTEKLAETRTYLQALPYMDRLDYVSMMCNEQAYCLAIEKLANIDVPERAQYIRVMFAEVTRILNHLMGIGSHALDIGAMTIFLYAFREREELMDLYEAVSGARMHAAYFRPGGVYRDLPDFMPKYESSKFRNAKVLKKLNEAREGTMLDFIEAFTERFPACVDEYESLLTDNRIWKQRTVGIGVVSPERALQKGFTGVMLRGSGIEWDIRKKAPYDAYAKVDFDIPVGVNGDCYDRYLCRINEMRESNRIIKQCVQWLRENPGPVITENQKFAPAKRTEMKTGMEDLIHHFKLFTEGMHVPEGETYTAIEHPKGEFGIYMISDGANKPYRLKIRAPGFAHLQGMDEMARGHMLADVVAIIGTQDIVFGEVDR from the coding sequence GTGGCTAAACTGAGAAATTACACCATTAACTTCGGACCGCAGCACCCTGCCGCACACGGCGTATTGCGGATGATTTTGGAGTTGGAAGGCGAAACCATCGTCCGCGCCGACCCGCATATCGGTTTGCTGCACCGTGGTACGGAAAAATTAGCGGAAACCCGCACTTATCTGCAAGCACTGCCGTATATGGACCGCTTGGACTATGTGTCCATGATGTGTAACGAGCAGGCATATTGCTTGGCGATTGAAAAACTGGCGAATATTGACGTGCCCGAACGTGCCCAATATATCCGCGTGATGTTTGCCGAAGTCACCCGTATTCTCAATCACTTAATGGGTATCGGTTCACATGCTTTGGATATTGGTGCGATGACAATTTTCCTGTATGCCTTCCGCGAGCGCGAAGAGCTGATGGATTTGTATGAAGCGGTATCGGGGGCGCGTATGCACGCTGCCTATTTCCGTCCGGGTGGCGTTTACCGCGATTTGCCCGATTTTATGCCCAAGTATGAATCCAGCAAATTCCGCAATGCCAAAGTATTGAAAAAGCTGAATGAAGCGCGTGAAGGCACGATGTTGGACTTTATTGAAGCCTTTACCGAGCGTTTCCCTGCCTGCGTGGACGAATACGAAAGCCTGCTGACCGATAACCGTATTTGGAAACAGCGTACTGTAGGCATCGGCGTGGTATCGCCTGAACGCGCCCTGCAAAAAGGCTTTACTGGCGTGATGTTGCGCGGTTCGGGCATTGAGTGGGACATCCGCAAAAAAGCCCCCTATGATGCTTATGCCAAAGTGGATTTTGATATTCCTGTGGGTGTAAACGGCGACTGCTACGACCGCTATTTGTGCCGCATTAACGAAATGCGCGAGTCCAACCGCATTATCAAACAGTGTGTGCAATGGTTGCGTGAAAACCCTGGTCCCGTGATTACCGAAAACCAAAAATTTGCCCCCGCCAAACGCACCGAAATGAAAACGGGTATGGAAGATTTGATTCACCATTTCAAATTGTTTACCGAAGGCATGCACGTTCCCGAAGGCGAAACCTATACTGCCATCGAGCATCCCAAAGGCGAATTTGGCATTTACATGATTTCAGATGGCGCGAACAAACCTTACCGCCTGAAAATCCGTGCCCCTGGTTTTGCCCATTTGCAAGGCATGGACGAAATGGCACGCGGTCATATGCTTGCCGATGTGGTGGCGATTATCGGTACGCAAGATATTGTATTCGGAGAGGTAGACAGATAA
- the nuoE gene encoding NADH-quinone oxidoreductase subunit NuoE — translation MLSAESLRQIDVELAKYPADQRRSAVMGALRIAQTEMGWLKPETIEFVAQYIGIPPIAAYEVATFYNMYDLQPVGKYKLTVCTNLPCALRGGVSAGEYLKEKLGIGYGETTADGKYTLVEGECMGACGDAPVMLVNNHKMCSFMTAEAIDKKLAELQ, via the coding sequence ATGTTATCCGCAGAATCTTTACGACAAATTGATGTGGAATTGGCAAAATATCCTGCCGACCAACGCCGTTCCGCCGTGATGGGCGCATTGCGTATCGCGCAAACCGAAATGGGCTGGCTGAAACCTGAAACCATTGAATTTGTAGCGCAATATATCGGTATTCCGCCGATTGCCGCATACGAAGTCGCCACCTTCTATAATATGTACGACCTGCAACCCGTAGGCAAATACAAACTGACGGTTTGCACGAATTTACCTTGTGCTTTGCGCGGCGGGGTAAGCGCGGGCGAATATTTAAAAGAAAAACTGGGTATCGGCTATGGTGAAACCACCGCAGACGGTAAATATACGCTGGTGGAAGGCGAGTGCATGGGCGCGTGTGGCGATGCGCCTGTGATGCTGGTGAATAACCATAAAATGTGCAGCTTTATGACGGCTGAAGCGATTGATAAAAAATTGGCAGAATTGCAGTAA